The following is a genomic window from Anaerolineales bacterium.
GCGGTTTCGTGATTTGGTTGGCGGCGCTCGTCTACGCCCTGATCGAAGGCATTTACGGCCTGGGTTGGGGCTTCTTTTTGTTGATCAGCCTGCTGACCCTAGTGGGCTTTCTGGTCGACGACCTGCTGATGGCCAGCACTGCTCGTAAGGAAGGCGCCTCCTGGTGGGGACTGGCTTTTGCCTTCATCGGCGGCATTGTCGGCACGGTGCTGCTGCCGCCCTTTGGCGGCCTGATTGGCTCGCCGCTGGCTCTGTTCGTTGTGGAGCGCCTGCGTTGGAAGGACACCAGGCATGCCTTGCAGATCACGCGCAGCCTGTTGGTTGGCTGGGGCTGGTCCTTTGTGGCCCGCTTCCTTTTGGGTCTGCTGGTGATTGCCTTGTGGCTGGGTTGGGTGCTATGGGCAGACGGCGTCTTTTCCTAATTCTGCTTGCCTGGCTGCTGGCAGCCTGCACGCCGGCAGCCGATAGCGGCAACCCGGTGCAGACCGCCATGTCAGCCACGCTGACCGCGCGCCCGCTGGTCAGCCCTACCGCGCCACCCAGCCCTCAGCCAGGGGCCGAGACCGGCCCGTCTGGGAAGATCGTCTATGTTTGCCAGTACAGCCGGCGCAGCGAGCGCAACCAGATCTGCCTGGCGCAGGCTGACGGCAGCGGCCAGCGCGTGCTGACCCCGGGCGGCGAGTATGACGACTTCTTTCCTTCGATCACCCCGGATGGGCAGGCCGTGCTGTTTGTCTCAAGCCGCAATGGTCCATACCAAGTCTACGAGTACGACCTCAACACCGATCAGGTGCGCCAACTGACCCAGGTGGCCAACCACCGGCTGTATGCGCCGGAAGCCTCGCCGGATAATGCTTATATAGTCTTCTATGGCGAGCGCATTGGGCAGAGCTATCCGCAGAGCCACAATCTGTGGATTGCGGCCCGCGACGGCAGCAACCCCACGCAGATCACGCAGCGCTCCGGCGGCGCCTGGGACCCGGTTTGGTCGCCGGACGGCACCCAGATCTTGTTCGCTTCACAGGTGGATGGGCTGCCGCAGTTGGTGGTGGTCAATGCGGATGGCAGTGCGCCGCGCCAGGTCACCAGCCTTAGCGGCATCCGCGGGCGCAATGACTGGTCGCCGCAGGGCTTGCTCTCAACCTACATTGGCACCCCCTGGGACCGTGATATCTATACTTTTGACTTGAATGGCGAAAATGTGCGCCAGCTGACGGATGGCTTTAACAACCTGGCGCCCAGCTTTTCACCGGACGGGCAGTGGATCACCTTCATGTCCTATCGTGATCATCCCAACCAGAATCTGGGCTGTGAAATTTACATCATGCGCGTGGATGGCACTGACCTGCGCCGGCTGACCGATAACGACATCTGTGATTGGCAGCCGCGCTGGGGACCCTAAAACTTACAATACCGACAACATCCACAACACCGGCAATCGCTTGTCGGCCGGCAGTTAACCCAAATAATCGGCAGCTAGTCGGGTTTCCACCACCTGGCCGTCTTGCATCTCCACCTGATAGGCTGCCGCCCCCGGCCGCGCGCCCACCAGCCGGTACAGTTTGCCATCCACATAGTGCGCTGCGGTGGCATCATCCAGAGCGATGCCCGCCGGCATGCCCTCTTTCTTGATCAGTCGTTGATAGGCCGCTCGCCGGGCGCGCTCGCCATCGTAGTGTGGGCAGCAGGACCCGGGCAGTATCCCCAGGCAATCCAGCGCGGTCAGTTTGCCGGGGATCGAGTCGGTCACGCCTTGTTCAAACCAGCAGATCGCTCCAGCGCTCCAACCCGCCAGGAGTGTGCCGCGCTGGTAGGCATCCCAGATCAGCGCATCCAATCCCCAGCCGCGCCATAAGGCCAGCATGTTCTTGGTGTTGCCGCCGCCGATCAGCAGGATGTCGTGCTTGGCGATTTCGGCTTCCAAGTTCGCCACAGTGGGCTGGATCAGAGGCAGGTGGCTGGGGCGGCAGTTGTGCTGGCTGAAGGCGGAATAGAAACTGACGATATAGTCTGGCGCATCGCCGCTGGCGGTGGGCAGGAAGCAGATCGAGGGGTTGTTG
Proteins encoded in this region:
- a CDS encoding DUF456 domain-containing protein, whose protein sequence is MIGDLFAEVARLLVFGAMLVGLFGMVIPIFPGGFVIWLAALVYALIEGIYGLGWGFFLLISLLTLVGFLVDDLLMASTARKEGASWWGLAFAFIGGIVGTVLLPPFGGLIGSPLALFVVERLRWKDTRHALQITRSLLVGWGWSFVARFLLGLLVIALWLGWVLWADGVFS
- a CDS encoding peptidase E encodes the protein MKQIIAMGGGRFSNGEHNALLEDYVLAASGVNNPSICFLPTASGDAPDYIVSFYSAFSQHNCRPSHLPLIQPTVANLEAEIAKHDILLIGGGNTKNMLALWRGWGLDALIWDAYQRGTLLAGWSAGAICWFEQGVTDSIPGKLTALDCLGILPGSCCPHYDGERARRAAYQRLIKKEGMPAGIALDDATAAHYVDGKLYRLVGARPGAAAYQVEMQDGQVVETRLAADYLG
- a CDS encoding PD40 domain-containing protein — protein: MGRRRLFLILLAWLLAACTPAADSGNPVQTAMSATLTARPLVSPTAPPSPQPGAETGPSGKIVYVCQYSRRSERNQICLAQADGSGQRVLTPGGEYDDFFPSITPDGQAVLFVSSRNGPYQVYEYDLNTDQVRQLTQVANHRLYAPEASPDNAYIVFYGERIGQSYPQSHNLWIAARDGSNPTQITQRSGGAWDPVWSPDGTQILFASQVDGLPQLVVVNADGSAPRQVTSLSGIRGRNDWSPQGLLSTYIGTPWDRDIYTFDLNGENVRQLTDGFNNLAPSFSPDGQWITFMSYRDHPNQNLGCEIYIMRVDGTDLRRLTDNDICDWQPRWGP